Part of the Terriglobales bacterium genome is shown below.
TGAATACTTTCGGGCGTTTGAGCAGGACGCGAAAGATTTCGCTGGCTTTGCCCAAACTCGCTTGCCCATGCCGATGCTGGTTCTCACTGGGGAAAAGGCTTCAGGCGATTTCCTGATTCAACAGGGCCGGCTGGTAGCGACCAATGTTGAAGGCGTGGTGGTCCGTAATTCCGGGCACTGGCTTATGGAAGAAGCGCCTGATCAAGTTATCCCTAAACTCGTAGAATTTCTCAACCGCTAGAGGACTGGACGATTTAGTCTCCGCGCACAATCGCCTTTATGACGTCCAACGCCTTGTCCAGCCCGAAGCTGTAGTTGTGTCCCACGAAAGCGCTTTCCGTGCGAACCGTAGTGATAATGATTACTTCGTTCTGTCCTGCAGCCTGCCGCAGCGTGACGGAAGCTTCGCCTAATTCGAAGTACTTCTTGGAAGCTACGAAACCCCAGGCCGGAGGCTCGTAACGGCGGTTCAGGCCGTCCTTGATCTTCTTGAGCAGCGCCTTGCGGTTCTTGAATTGCTCCGCGGCCGGGCCCTCGACCTCGAGCTTGTCACTTAACAAGCCTATGGATTTCTTGAATGCAACGTCGGTAGTGCTGGGCAGATCCAGCACCGCCCGGTAGATGACCGTGGTGATCGTCCCCGAGTCCGTCGTCATCACGACCGTTTCCAACGGCCACGGAGCGCCGGGAAGGGTTGCGTGGTAGGCGTAGGTGTTCATTGCTGCCTGGCGCTGCAGAACCAAAGACTCGAACAGTTGTTTGCCGAAGCCGTGTGAGGGAAGTTGCTGCGCGTCCAGTCTCATGTGTTCGACGGCGACGGCGCCAGAAAATCCAGCCTTCTGCATTTCCTCGGTCCACCACAACTGTAGTTTCTGGCAATCTTCCGCCGGATTTCCTCGCGGGAACCCCTGTTTATTCATGAGCGGACCCCTTTCAGAAATTTCGATCTACGAACAGGCCGTTAGGTTGATTGATCGTATCTTATCCATCGGTTGCCGCCTACATTTCTCTATGCTGGCCGTGATGCAGCAAGTGCTATCCTGCCATCCGCACGCGATGGTGACGCCGATTCAGCCTCCTGCGTGTGATATACAATTTGGGGCTGGAATGAGGTGAGGATGCCTGCGTTGAAACTGTCGGACACTTTCCTGGAGACTATGAGAACAACTCGACGAATTTTCATACTGTTTGCCCTGCTGCTACTTACCGTTGGTGCTCGCGGTGCTGAAAAGACTGCCGCCAAAGGAAAATATCTTGTTTATATCGGTACTTACACTCAGGGGGAGAGCAAAGGTATTTATGCCTATCGTTTCGATGCAGAAACAGGCGAGTCAACCTCGCTCGGTTTGGCAGCGGCAACTACCAATCCATCGTTTCTTGTTATTCATCCCAACCGCCGCTTCCTTTATGCAGTGAATGAGATTACGAACTACGAAGGCCGGGCGAGCGGGGGTGTCAGCGCCTTTGTCATTGATCAGCAGACCGGCAAGTTGACCCTGACGAACGAAGTAGCTTCGCTTGGAGCGGATCCCTGCCATGTGTCGGTGGATAACACCGGCAAATACGTCCTGGTCGCGAACTACACGGGAGGCAATGTAGCCGTGTTCCCAGTACGGGAAGACGGAGGATTGGGCAAAGCCTCGGCCTTTGTGCAGCACACGGGGTCGAGCGTGAATCCTCGACGCCAGGAGGGAGCGCACGCGCACTGGATTAGCGTCTCTCCCGATAACCGCTTCGCGATTGCAGCGGATTTAGGGCTCGATGAGCTGATTGTCTATCGCTTCGATGCGCACACGGGAACGATTGCGCCGAACCATCGCCAGTGGGTGAAGCTGGTTCCGGGGGCCGGCCCGCGGCACTTTGTCTTTCACCCCAGTGGCAAATTTGCCTATGCGATTAACGAGTTGTATTCCACCATCACCGGTTTTTCCTACGACGCGGCGAAAGGAAGCCTGCGTGAGCTGCAAACGGTCTCGACACTGCCCAAAGACTTTGGAGGCTATAACGATGCGGCCGAAGTGCAGGTGCATCCTACAGGCAAGTTCCTTTATGCCTCGAACCGTGGGCACGACAGCATTGCGGTGTTTAATATTGATGCCGCCAAGGGCACCCTCGCACTTGTAGAGAACGTTCCGACGCAGGGTAAGACGCCACGCAATTTTGCGATTGACCCGACTGGGTCGTATCTGTTCGCAGCCAATCAGGAGTCCAATAACATTGTTATTTTCCGCATCAACCCAGATTCGGGCCGCCTGACACCGACCGGCCAGGTACTCGAGACGCCGTCGCCTGTTTCTATAACATTCATGGCGAGCGAGTGATCTTCTAGTCTGGCTTTCTGAATGCTGCGAAGCTGCGCCCGGGCTACTTCTCGCCCTTCTCCTCTACCCCGTCCATTTTCGGGAATAGTTTCATGTTGGGAAACCAGCTAAGGCCTGAATAGATCTAATCGATTGAACCTCTTGACTTGTTTTACGTCTGGAAGCGCCTCTGTCGGAGATCAGTCAAATCTGGCGGTTCAGGCGTAACGATTCGACAACCATCGTCACTACATCGCACACGAGCAAATTATTTAGCAACAACTGTGGTCAAGGTCATGAGATCCAAAATGGGAATCTCAAGTACAAGGAGATGAGATGAGAGACAAATGGTTTATCAAATACTTCTTTGGTTGTTTGGTCCTGCTGGCAGGCGTGCTTGACGGGACGAGGGCCACGGCCCAGGGGTCTTCCGTGCTCAATGAGCGAGCGCCGAAGGTGATCCCGGGGCAGTACATCGTTGTCTTCAAGCCAGTCACTCGCCAGGCTGCCTCCAAACCAGGCACTGCCCGCCAGGACGTCCTGGCCGCGGAGGAAACCGTGAAGCGGCTCGGTGGCACAGTTGGATTCACGTACACGTCGGCGGTGATCGGCTTCAGCGCCAAGTTGCCACCCCAGGCACTGGAAGCGGTCCGTACCCGGCCGGGCGTTGCCTATATCGAGGCTGACCAGGTTGTG
Proteins encoded:
- a CDS encoding lactonase family protein produces the protein MRTTRRIFILFALLLLTVGARGAEKTAAKGKYLVYIGTYTQGESKGIYAYRFDAETGESTSLGLAAATTNPSFLVIHPNRRFLYAVNEITNYEGRASGGVSAFVIDQQTGKLTLTNEVASLGADPCHVSVDNTGKYVLVANYTGGNVAVFPVREDGGLGKASAFVQHTGSSVNPRRQEGAHAHWISVSPDNRFAIAADLGLDELIVYRFDAHTGTIAPNHRQWVKLVPGAGPRHFVFHPSGKFAYAINELYSTITGFSYDAAKGSLRELQTVSTLPKDFGGYNDAAEVQVHPTGKFLYASNRGHDSIAVFNIDAAKGTLALVENVPTQGKTPRNFAIDPTGSYLFAANQESNNIVIFRINPDSGRLTPTGQVLETPSPVSITFMASE